One window of the Montipora foliosa isolate CH-2021 chromosome 4, ASM3666993v2, whole genome shotgun sequence genome contains the following:
- the LOC138001497 gene encoding myosin-2 essential light chain-like encodes MSGKPVLRDEGMLKDIFQLYDTSGGDKIEVNKLGQVLRSAGLNPTQSEVHKVERDVGKTTVSFEEFLPIYNSVAQHMASVTSKATPEQIVDCFKHFDRDGAGSISSSMLRHVLTSLGERLTDEEFDALTTGHVSSKGEINYEVFVPAIMTNTDF; translated from the coding sequence ATGAGTGGAAAGCCAGTGTTGAGGGATGAGGGAATGCTCAAAGACATCTTCCAGCTCTACGATACATCTGGAGGTGACAAGATTGAAGTGAATAAACTTGGGCAAGTTTTGAGATCGGCGGGGTTAAACCCGACTCAGAGCGAGGTCCACAAAGTTGAACGCGATGTGGGGAAGACAACTGTGTCGTTCGAGGAATTTCTCCCCATCTATAACTCGGTGGCTCAGCACATGGCAAGTGTGACAAGCAAGGCGACCCCGGAGCAAATTGTGGATTGTTTCAAGCATTTTGATCGAGACGGAGCTGGCAGTATCTCTTCTAGTATGCTCCGTCATGTTCTTACTTCGTTGGGAGAGAGGTTAACCGATGAAGAATTTGATGCATTGACTACAGGGCACGTGAGCTCGAAAGGAGAGATCAATTACGAAGTATTTGTACCAGCAATTATGACAAACACTGACTTTTAA
- the LOC138001498 gene encoding uncharacterized protein, with translation MAPLPELRAFSHISVDFGGPFLTKQGRGKTRQKRYLCLFTRLETRAVHLEVAFSLDTDAFLNAFYRMTSRHGLPKDVVCDNGTNFVGGSNELKELEALDQNKIQDTKTSHGIKWHFHLPLTPHFSGVHESMIKAAKRSISAILGAADITDEELLSAIVGAEGLINSRPLTYQSADPTDLIPLTPNHFLHGQMGGPFAPDCVDSVAFNPRRRWRRVQELVRHFWHRWLCESVPSLCARRKWRSAQANLKVGDVMIMMSTETPRGKWPLGRVVKVFPGKDDRVHVVVQVGKTVYRRPIVKLCPLENC, from the coding sequence ATGGCTCCTCTGCCAGAGTTGCGAGCATTTAGTCACATATCTGTTGATTTTGGCGGACCTTTCCTGACCAAACAAGGAAGAGGAAAGACACGCCAGAAGAGGTATCTTTGTCTCTTCACACGCCTGGAGACAAGGGCTGTTCACCTCGAAGTAGCATTCAGCCTTGACACTGATGCATTTCTAAACGCGTTTTATAGGATGACATCAAGACATGGTCTTCCAAAAGATGTTGTGTGTGATAATGGGACTAACTTTGTCGGAGGAAGTAATGAGTTGAAGGAATTAGAAGCCTTGGATCAGAATAAAATCCAGGATACTAAAACAAGCCATGGGATCAAATGGCACTTTCATCTTCCTCTCACGCCACATTTCAGTGGTGTTCATGAAAGCATGATCAAGGCAGCGAAAAGATCCATTTCTGCTATTTTGGGTGCAGCGGATATCACAGATGAGGAACTGTTAAGTGCTATAGTTGGCGCAGAAGGATTAATTAACTCTCGACCACTGACGTATCAGTCAGCAGACCCAACGGACTTAATTCCTCTAACCCCCAACCATTTTCTCCACGGTCAGATGGGAGGACCTTTTGCACCGGATTGTGTCGATAGCGTAGCGTTCAATCCAAGAAGGAGATGGCGTAGGGTACAGGAACTTGTGCGCCACTTTTGGCATAGGTGGTTGTGTGAGTCGGTTCCAAGTCTGTGCGCAAGAAGGAAATGGCGCAGTGCCCAAGCTAACCTGAAAGTTGGTGATGTCATGATAATGATGTCTACAGAAACTCCGAGAGGAAAATGGCCCTTGGGGCGTGTAGTCAAGGTCTTTCCTGGAAAGGATGACAGAGTTCATGTTGTTGTTCAAGTAGGAAAGACTGTGTACAGGAGACCAATTGTGAAACTTTGCCCGTTGGAAAATTGTTGA